Proteins from a genomic interval of Propionispora hippei DSM 15287:
- the rpsL gene encoding 30S ribosomal protein S12, with translation MPTISQLVRKSRQELEKKSTAPALKECPQKRGVCTRVYTTTPKKPNSALRKVARVRLTNGIEVTAYIPGIGHNLQEHSVVLIRGGRVKDLPGVRYHIVRGALDTAGVQKRNQSRSKYGAKRAKK, from the coding sequence ATGCCTACAATTAGTCAATTAGTACGTAAAAGTAGACAGGAATTGGAAAAGAAATCTACGGCGCCTGCTTTGAAGGAATGTCCCCAAAAGCGTGGTGTTTGCACAAGGGTATACACGACTACTCCGAAAAAACCTAACTCCGCTTTGAGAAAAGTTGCGAGGGTTCGTCTGACCAATGGAATTGAAGTAACCGCTTACATTCCTGGTATTGGACACAATCTGCAGGAACACTCCGTGGTTCTGATCAGAGGCGGCAGGGTAAAAGACTTGCCGGGGGTTCGTTATCACATTGTCCGCGGCGCATTGGATACTGCTGGTGTGCAGAAACGCAACCAAAGCAGATCGAAATACGGCGCAAAACGTGCTAAAAAATAA